The region CGCCCGGAAGGGCGAAGCCGCCAGCAGCGCGGCGCGGAAAGCGCGATAGACCAACAAAATATACAGCAGCATCACCGCTCCCGCCCCCGCCAGCCCCAGCTCCTCGCCGATGGCGGCAAAAATGAAATCGGTGTGCACCTCGGGGACCAGGCCCGGAAACCCGTAGCCCAGACCGCTGCCGAGCGCCCCGCCCGAGCCGAGGGCAAACAGCGACTGGATTACCTGATACGCCCGCCCGCTCGGGTCGGCCCAGGGATCGAGCCAGATATCGATGCGGGCCCGCACATGAGGGTAGATGGCGTACGCCAGCGACGAACCGACGAGGAACATCCCCGCCCCCCATAACAGGTATCCGGGCCGCCCGCTCGCCAGGTAAATCATCGCCGTCGCCGTTCCGAAATACAGCAGCGCCGCCCCCAGATCCCGCTGGCCGACGAGCATCAGCATCGCCAGGCCCCACACCGCCAGCAGCGGCGCCATAATCCGCGGCTGGGGAAGGATCAGCGGCCCGTAACGCCTCGTCGCGAACGTCAGCACCTCGCGGCGCTCGTTCAGATAAGCCGCCAGGAAAAGCACGATGAACAGCTTGGCGAACTCGGACGGCTGGAAATGCACCGGCCCTATGAACAGCCAGTTCCTGTTGCCGCCGATATCCACCCCGAACAGCGCCGTCGCCAGCAACAGGGCGATACCGGCCAGGCCCCAGAAATATTTGTATTCCGACCACCGCTCCGCCTGGCGGAAAAAGAACGCGGACCCGAGATACGCCGCCAGGCCGAATGCGGCCCACAGTGCTTGTACCATAAACAGGCCGGGCTTAAGACGCAAAACCATGATAAGGCCGAGCGCCGTCAACACCGCCGCCAGCGGCAGCAGCAGCCCGTCGCCCAAATGGCCCGCCCGCCTGAGCGCGAAATGAGCCACAGGCCAGGCCAGCGCAAGGCCGGCCGCCGCCCCCAGGGCCCGGAAATTGGGCGCACCGCTCACCAGGCTAACCGCCAGCACCCCGGCCAGCAGAATGGCTCCGGCCAGCAGCAGCAGGCAACATTCCCGCTTCGTATCCATCTCAGACCGCCTCGAAACACACGAGAATAGCGGTGATATTATCAAGCCCGCCGGCGTCGTTCGCCCTAGCCACCAGCTGAGCCAGCAGCGCCGCGCCGTCGCCGTCCCGGCTCAGGGCGGCGGCGATCTCGCCGTCGGTCACCATATTCGTCAAACCGTCGGTACACAACAGGACCTTGTCGCCGGCGGCCAGCGTCAGACTGCCGGTGTCGACCTTGACCCTGTCGCCCGTACCCACCGCGCGGGTGAGGATATTGCGGTGCGGGTGGATAAGGGCCTCATCGGCGGTTATACTGCCGTTCCTGACCAGCTCTCCCACCAGCGAATGGTCCTCAGACACCTGCGAAAGAACGCCGCCTCGCAACAAATAAAGGCGACTGTCGCCGACATGCCCCCAGTACAGAACCGAACCGGCGACAAACGCCGCCGTCAGCGTCGTGCCCATGCCGGCGCGCTCACTGTCTTCCTGGGCCAGGCGGTAAACCTTGTCATTGGCGTCGATGATCGCCTCGCTCAGCAGCGCCGTCGGTTCCTCGCCGCCGGCGCCGGCGAACCGCGCGCTCACCGTATCCGCAGCCACCCGGCTGGCCACCTCGCCGGCGACATGGCCGCCCATCCCGTCGGCGACGACAAACAGCGGCGGCTGGCACACAAAACTGTCTTCGTTTGTTTCCCGGACCTTACCGATGTCCGAAAGTGCATAGGCCAGCAATATCGTCACCTCTCAAAGCGGAAAGTAACCGCGCCGACGGCGATCAGATCGCCGTTTTTCAGAAGAACCTCGTCCGCGACCCGGCGGTTGTTATGCAGCGTACCGTTGGTGCTGTTTAGGTCGGTCAGCCAGAAAGCATGCTTATAACGGGTAATGAGGGCATGCTCGTGGGAAACAAAGTTGTCGGCGACGACGATATCGTTGCCCTCGCCGCGCCCGATCGAAACGGTCTCCGCCAGCTCATACGCTGGCCGGGCCATAGCCACGCTCCCCGCGTCCACCACCACCAGCCTGGCGGCGTCACTCTCCGCCGCCGCCGACTCGTCGGCGGCCGACGGCCGGAGGCGCACCTCAGAACGCTCGGCCCTGAGATCGCTGTACACCGCCCGCAGCACCTTGAATAAAAAATAATACAGCAGCGCTAAAACCGCGTACTGCAAGGCGATCCCGATATAATTCAGCACCATGATCTTGCTAGGCAAATCACTTCACCTCATATAAGATGACCGTGTTCCCCACCTTGATGCGGTCGCCGGCTTTCAGGCGCTTGCGGGTGACGCGGTGATCGTTCACATACGTGCCGTTAAGACTCTTGGCGTCGTACAGCGAATGGCCGCCGTCCTCGAACACCACATACGCGTGCAGCCGCGACGTATTCATATCAGTCAAGGGCAACTCGTTGCTCTCGCGGCGGCCGATATTGGCCCGCTCCGCTCCCAGATCAACCTGCAGCCCGGTATCCAGCCCCTTCACCACCGTCAGCAGCCCGGCGACCGACGCCTGGCGGCTCACCGGCGGCGGCAACTTGCCGAACACCCTGGTGTCTGACAACTGCACCGGACCCGTCGCCTCCCGTTCCGGCTCCTCAGGCAGCGGCTCGCTGTAGTGGCTCACCACTCGGAACTGCCCCCGCCCGCCCGCCTCATCGCAGAAAATATCCACGATCGGCTTGCCGACGATCGTATAACCCTTGCGTTTCGCCTCCGCAGCCACAAAAACGGCCAGCTCATCGCGGATCGCCTGACCGTAAGGCGTCAGCCGCTCGTAATCCTCTTTACCGAGGAAAACGCTGTACTGATTAGGCACATAGATCAGGGAAATGCCCACCGTCCGGTCGCTCTCCATCTCCCGCGCCAGGCGTTTGGCGATCTCCACCGGCTGCAGTCCGCCGGAAAAACGGGCATTAAAAAAGCCCTCGATATACTTCTCGAAGAAATCCTCCAGGCGGCGCACAAAGTCCACGGCATTACACTCCAAAGATTATCGTCATATTATTATACGACATTTAGCCAAACTAGTCAAAATTACCCATCGTGAGCAGGCAGAAAAAAGCCAGCCCAATGTTACAGTTATTTCCACTTTCGCGGCAAATCATTCCCTTCCCTCTTCAGAGGCCAGCACGGCATGGCGGAGCTGTCCGCAGGCCGCGCGAATATCGCCGCCCATCTCCCGCCGCACCGTCGCGTTGACCTTCCTGGCCTCCAGCACCGCCAGAAACCTTCGCACCCGGCCGGCGTCCGGGCGCAGCAGGCCGCGCTCCGGCACAGGATTCACGGGGATAAGGTTGACATTCGCCAGCCGCCCCTTAAGCAAAGCGGCCAAGGCCGCCGCCTGCTCATCGTCGTCGTTCACCCCGGCGATCAGCGCATACTCGTATGTAACCCGCCGGCCGGTCGCCGCCGCGTAACGATCGCCGGCCGCCAGCACCTCGGCCAGCGGCCAGGTGCGGTTCACCGGCATCAGCCGCGTCCTCAGCCCGTCGTCCGGTGCGTGCAGCGAAATCGCCAGCGTCACCGGCAATCCCTCGGCCGCCAGACTGTCGATGCCCGGCACCACTCCGGCGGTCGACAGCGTAACGCTGCGATAGCTAAGACCGAGACAGTACGGCTCGTGACACAGGCGGATGAACTTCACCACATTATCGTAATTGGCCAGCGGCTCCCCCGACCCCATGATGACGACCGAATTCACCTTCTGCCCGCTCCCGGCGAGCCTCTCCTGGGCATACAGCACCTGGGCGAGGATCTCCCCGGCCGTCAGGTCGCGCTCCACCCCCCGCAGCGTCGAAGCGCAGAAAGCGCAGCCCATCGCGCAGCCCACCTGGGTCGAAACACACACACTGTTGCCGTAATCGTGGCGCATCAGCACCGTCTCCACAGCCAGGCTGTCCGCCAGCGCCAGCAGGAACTTGCTCGTCGCCCCGTCGGCGGCCTGCTGCTCGGCCTTCAACGTCACCGCCCCGACAGCAAAATGCGCCGCCAGAACCTCCCTCGCCCCCTTGGGCAAGTCGGTCATAGCGGCGAAATCGCGGACATGACGCTGATAAAGCCACGCCGCCACCTGGCGGCCGCGATACTTCTCCAGGCCGTAAGGCGCCACCGCGGCGGCCATCTCCCCGGCCGTCAGCCCGAAAAGATTCACCCTGTCCGTCATACCGGCTCCCGCCTTCTCTCCATCCGGGCGATGAAAAACCCGTCCACCCCGTCGACGTGCGGCCACAGCTGCACCATCTCCTCCGCCCGCGGCACAGGCAGCAGCGCGCCCGCGCTCACGAGGGCGAAATCGTCCCGTCCGGCCAGAAAAGCGCGGACAACCGCCTCATTTTCCTCCGGCTCGGTCGTGCACGTACTGTACACTAGCACCCCGCCCGGCTTGACGCACGCCGCCGCGCTCGCCAAAATGGCCGCCTGCAGCACCGGCAGGTCGCGCAGCATGCTCGCGCTCTTCCGCCAGCGTGAATCGGGCTTGCGCCGCAGCACCCCCAGCCCCGAGCACGGCGCGTCCACCAGCACCCTGTCGGCCTGGCTGGCGTACGCCGTATCAAGTTTGGTCGCGTCGAACACCTTCGTCTCGATTATCCCCAGCCCCAGGCGAACGGCGTTCTCCGCCGTCAGCTTCAGCTTATGCTCGTACAGGTCGGTCGACAGCACCCGGCCCCTGTTGCCCATCAGCGCCGCCAGGTGAGTACTCTTGCCCCCCGGCGCCCCGCAGGCGTCGATCACGAACTCCCCCGGCTGCGGCCCCACCACGTGGGCCACCAGCATCGAACTCTCGTCCTGCACCTGGAAAAGGCCCTCCTGCAGCGACGCCAGCCTGGCCAGCGCGGGATATTCCCGGCACACCACGCCCTCGGGCGTCCAGCGCGACGGCTCGCCCGCCGCCCCTTCGTCCGCCAGGCGGACCAGCAAATCGTCGCGGCTGATCCGGAGCGTATTCGTCCTCAGCGACAACGGCGGCGTCGCGTTATCGGCCGCCAGCAGCGCCTCGCAGGCCTCAAACCCCAGCCTGGCCAGCCACCTTTCCACCAGCCACTCGGGGTGGAAATACTTCAGCGCCAGATAACGCGCCGGCTCCTTGTCCGCGTCGGGATACACCGCCTTGCCCGGGTCGCGGGCGGCGCTCCGCAGCACCGCATTCACGAACTTCACCGTGCCCGCGTGGCCGTGCTTCTTCGCCAACTCCACAGCCTGATTGCAGGCCGCCGACACCGGCACGCGGGACAAAAAAAAGATCTGGTACACGCCCATGCGCAAAATATTGCGGATCACCGGATCGATCTTGGCCAACGGCCGGCTGCAGTAATGGCCGAGCAGCCAGTCGAGCGTCGCCCCCGCTTTCACCGTCCCGTAAACAAGCTCAGTCACAAACCGGCGGTCCTGATCGGACAGCGGCCGCCTCCCCAGCTCGCGCGCCAGCGCGATATTCGCGTAAGCGCCCCCGGTATCGACTTCGTTTATGATTTTCAGCGCCACGTCACGCGCGTCAACAGCCATGGAACCATATCCTTCCGAAAGAAATATCCCAGGACCTAGGGCCGTTCAGAAAAGCCTGGATGCTAGGCGGACCAAGCAGTTTTCTCCGCGACCAAGTATGTTTGCGCGGTTTGCGGGCGACGGGTTAGCAGCATCGCCGCGATCGTCCGCGCCAAGTTTCGCTTAGCAACGGCCCTACGCGAGGAAGTTCTTCAGCGTGGCCTCCACCTTGGCCATATCCACCGTCGTATTGCAGCACGGCCCCTCCGGCCGCTCGTTCAGCACCCCAATGACCGGCAGGGGGAAAACGTCCTGGATACCGCTCGTCAGATCGCGCTCGCAGGCGATCGCCAGCACGGCGTGCGGCCTGATCTCCTTTACCACCTTGCGGGCCAGCGTCCCGCCCGTCACCACCGCCACATGCACCCCATACTTATCCGACAGCGCCAGCAGGTCGCTCACCCGGCACTTGCCGCAGGAGCGGCAGTTGTGCACATCACGGGTTATTTTGAAGGGGCAAGACTCGTGCTGGATGCAGTGGGGCGTCAGGATGAGCAGCTTGTCCGCCCTCACCCGGACCCTCTTCTGGCGCACCAGTTGGTTGCTCACCTCGATAAACGAGCGTTCCACCCGCTCCTTGTCAATATCGAACAACTTGCCGATACGGATGGCCAGCGGAAAAAGCAACTGGATGGCCGACCAGGCCACCCCCCGGAAAACCGCCAGCGTCGGATAGCCGAGCAGCGCCAGCACGATGCTGCCCACCCCGGCGATAGCCGCCAGCACGACCGCGGCCAGCAAAAATCCTATCACCAGCGGCAGGTAAGCGCTGATGTTGGCCAAACCCGGAAAACTGACGTGCCACAGAACATAGCCCGCCAACACCGCCAACGCCATACTAACCAGAATCAAACCGAGAAACAGGCGCTTGCGCGGCCGGGCCACCGCTTCCATCATAACCATACCACCTTTACTCCAGGGTTTCGCCAACCGTCAGCCCGTAACCGCGGATATACTCGTCCATCCCCATGCGCCGCCGGTTCTCCGGCTGCACCTCCGTCAAACGCACCGCGCCGTCGCCGGCGAGCACCACCGCCCCGGCGTCGCCGGCCGCTATCACCCGGCCGGGCCGGCCGCTGCCGCGCTCCGTCGCCACCACCTCGCTCCGCCAGACCTTCAGCGTCCGGCCGGCGTGGAGACAGTACGCCCCCGGCCACGGACTCAGGCCGCGCACCAGATTGTGCACCGCCGCCGCCGGCCGGCCCCAGTCGATGCGCTCCACCGCCCGCGTCAAAAGCGGCGCGTAGCTCGCCGCAGCCCCGTCCTGAGGCATACGCGGCGCCGTGCCGTCAGCCAGCCTGGCCAACGTCGCGGACAAAACAGTCGCCCCCAGCTCCTTCAGCCTGTCGTGCACCTCACCGGTAGTTTCGTTGGGACCAATCGCGACCTCGGCCTTTAATATCATATCCCCGGTATCCATACCGGTATCCATCAGCATCGTCGTAACCCCGGTCGACGACTCTCCGTTCATCACCGCCCAGTGGATGGGCGCCGCCCCGCGGTAACGCGGCAGCAGCGAAGCATGAACATTCACGCACCCCAGCGGCGGCAGTTCAAGCATCGCCTTCGGCAGGAACTGGCCGAACGCCACCACCACGATGACCGCCGGCGCGAGCGCCGCCAGTTGGGCCTGAAACTCCGCCGCGCGGATCTTCTCCGGTTGCATCACCGCAAGGCCGTGCCCCAGGGCCGCTTCCTTGACCGGCGACGGCGTCAGCTTTTGGCCCCGCCCCTTTGGACGGTCGGGCTGAGTAACAACCGCGGCCACCTCGTGTCCGTCGGCCACCAGTCTGTCCAGGCAGGGAACGGCGAAATCCGGCGTCCCCATGAACACCACCCGTAAGCGGCTCATTCCTCCTGCCCCTTATAAAGAGTAGTAGCCTTCTCGATGAACAGCACCCCGTTCAGGTGGTCGATCTCATGCTGGAGAGCGCGGGCCAGCAACCCCGTGCCGCTCACCGTCACCTTGCGGCCCTCGCGGTTCAGGCCCTCCACCGTCACCTTGGCGTAGCGCTCCACCTGGCCGTACACCCCCGGGACGCTCAGGCAGCCCTCGGTGCCGGCCTCGCAGCCCTCGCCGGCGACCACCGCCGGGTTGACCAGCTCGATAAGTCCTTCGCCGGCGTCGACGACAATAACCCGCAGGGAAGCCCCCACCTGAGGAGCGGCCAGGCCCACCCCGCTCGCCTCGTACATCGTCTGGGCCATATCGTCAAGCAGCTTCTTGATCCTGCGGTCGATCTTCGCCACCGGCGCCGCCTGCTCCTTGAGCACCTTATCGCCGGCCTTTCTGATATCAAGCACAGTCACTGGAATCGCCCCCTTTTTTCAACCCAATGATAGCATAAATCGCGACAAAAATCACTATTGGGGGCGCCGATAAGGCCCCCTCTGCTGAACGGCCCGGCAACTCAGGCGTTATTAACCTGTCTACATTACATTGACCGGGTCCACATCGATCGCTATATCGCTGCGCTTCTCCAGCCCCAACGCCTTGAACGCCGCCCGTGCCGCCGCCGTGTCGGTGGTCTTTATCAGTATATGCAGGCGGTAGATATCGCTGATCCTGGCAATCGGCGCCGCGAACGGCCCCACAACCATCGTCTTGTCCGGCAGGCGGGCGCGCAGCGCCGCCGCCGTCTCTTCGGCCTGACGGCGGGCCTTCACCTCATCCTCCCCCTGCACCGTCAGCTTAACGAGCGACGCGAACGGCGGATAACCCAGCTCCCGCCGGCAGGCAAGCTCCTCCTCGTAAAAAGCCGCGTAGTCGTGACGGGCGCCGGCCTGGACGGCGTAATGCTCCGGACTGTAAGTCTGCACCACCACCCGCCCCGGTGCGCCGCCGCGCCCGGCCCGTCCCGCCGCCTGGGTAAGCAGCATGAACGTCCGCTCGGCGGCGCGGAAATCCGGCAGATACAGC is a window of Selenomonadales bacterium 4137-cl DNA encoding:
- a CDS encoding FtsW/RodA/SpoVE family cell cycle protein: MDTKRECCLLLLAGAILLAGVLAVSLVSGAPNFRALGAAAGLALAWPVAHFALRRAGHLGDGLLLPLAAVLTALGLIMVLRLKPGLFMVQALWAAFGLAAYLGSAFFFRQAERWSEYKYFWGLAGIALLLATALFGVDIGGNRNWLFIGPVHFQPSEFAKLFIVLFLAAYLNERREVLTFATRRYGPLILPQPRIMAPLLAVWGLAMLMLVGQRDLGAALLYFGTATAMIYLASGRPGYLLWGAGMFLVGSSLAYAIYPHVRARIDIWLDPWADPSGRAYQVIQSLFALGSGGALGSGLGYGFPGLVPEVHTDFIFAAIGEELGLAGAGAVMLLYILLVYRAFRAALLAASPFRALLAGGLAVLLALQVLVIVGGVTKFLPLTGVTLPLVSYGGSSVVATFILLGMVLAMSEKRPTGA
- a CDS encoding Stp1/IreP family PP2C-type Ser/Thr phosphatase, with amino-acid sequence MLAYALSDIGKVRETNEDSFVCQPPLFVVADGMGGHVAGEVASRVAADTVSARFAGAGGEEPTALLSEAIIDANDKVYRLAQEDSERAGMGTTLTAAFVAGSVLYWGHVGDSRLYLLRGGVLSQVSEDHSLVGELVRNGSITADEALIHPHRNILTRAVGTGDRVKVDTGSLTLAAGDKVLLCTDGLTNMVTDGEIAAALSRDGDGAALLAQLVARANDAGGLDNITAILVCFEAV
- a CDS encoding FHA domain-containing protein — encoded protein: MPSKIMVLNYIGIALQYAVLALLYYFLFKVLRAVYSDLRAERSEVRLRPSAADESAAAESDAARLVVVDAGSVAMARPAYELAETVSIGRGEGNDIVVADNFVSHEHALITRYKHAFWLTDLNSTNGTLHNNRRVADEVLLKNGDLIAVGAVTFRFER
- a CDS encoding DUF3662 and FHA domain-containing protein: MDFVRRLEDFFEKYIEGFFNARFSGGLQPVEIAKRLAREMESDRTVGISLIYVPNQYSVFLGKEDYERLTPYGQAIRDELAVFVAAEAKRKGYTIVGKPIVDIFCDEAGGRGQFRVVSHYSEPLPEEPEREATGPVQLSDTRVFGKLPPPVSRQASVAGLLTVVKGLDTGLQVDLGAERANIGRRESNELPLTDMNTSRLHAYVVFEDGGHSLYDAKSLNGTYVNDHRVTRKRLKAGDRIKVGNTVILYEVK
- the rlmN gene encoding 23S rRNA (adenine(2503)-C(2))-methyltransferase RlmN; the protein is MTDRVNLFGLTAGEMAAAVAPYGLEKYRGRQVAAWLYQRHVRDFAAMTDLPKGAREVLAAHFAVGAVTLKAEQQAADGATSKFLLALADSLAVETVLMRHDYGNSVCVSTQVGCAMGCAFCASTLRGVERDLTAGEILAQVLYAQERLAGSGQKVNSVVIMGSGEPLANYDNVVKFIRLCHEPYCLGLSYRSVTLSTAGVVPGIDSLAAEGLPVTLAISLHAPDDGLRTRLMPVNRTWPLAEVLAAGDRYAAATGRRVTYEYALIAGVNDDDEQAAALAALLKGRLANVNLIPVNPVPERGLLRPDAGRVRRFLAVLEARKVNATVRREMGGDIRAACGQLRHAVLASEEGRE
- the rsmB gene encoding 16S rRNA (cytosine(967)-C(5))-methyltransferase RsmB — its product is MAVDARDVALKIINEVDTGGAYANIALARELGRRPLSDQDRRFVTELVYGTVKAGATLDWLLGHYCSRPLAKIDPVIRNILRMGVYQIFFLSRVPVSAACNQAVELAKKHGHAGTVKFVNAVLRSAARDPGKAVYPDADKEPARYLALKYFHPEWLVERWLARLGFEACEALLAADNATPPLSLRTNTLRISRDDLLVRLADEGAAGEPSRWTPEGVVCREYPALARLASLQEGLFQVQDESSMLVAHVVGPQPGEFVIDACGAPGGKSTHLAALMGNRGRVLSTDLYEHKLKLTAENAVRLGLGIIETKVFDATKLDTAYASQADRVLVDAPCSGLGVLRRKPDSRWRKSASMLRDLPVLQAAILASAAACVKPGGVLVYSTCTTEPEENEAVVRAFLAGRDDFALVSAGALLPVPRAEEMVQLWPHVDGVDGFFIARMERRREPV
- a CDS encoding DUF116 domain-containing protein; the protein is MMEAVARPRKRLFLGLILVSMALAVLAGYVLWHVSFPGLANISAYLPLVIGFLLAAVVLAAIAGVGSIVLALLGYPTLAVFRGVAWSAIQLLFPLAIRIGKLFDIDKERVERSFIEVSNQLVRQKRVRVRADKLLILTPHCIQHESCPFKITRDVHNCRSCGKCRVSDLLALSDKYGVHVAVVTGGTLARKVVKEIRPHAVLAIACERDLTSGIQDVFPLPVIGVLNERPEGPCCNTTVDMAKVEATLKNFLA
- the fmt gene encoding methionyl-tRNA formyltransferase; its protein translation is MSRLRVVFMGTPDFAVPCLDRLVADGHEVAAVVTQPDRPKGRGQKLTPSPVKEAALGHGLAVMQPEKIRAAEFQAQLAALAPAVIVVVAFGQFLPKAMLELPPLGCVNVHASLLPRYRGAAPIHWAVMNGESSTGVTTMLMDTGMDTGDMILKAEVAIGPNETTGEVHDRLKELGATVLSATLARLADGTAPRMPQDGAAASYAPLLTRAVERIDWGRPAAAVHNLVRGLSPWPGAYCLHAGRTLKVWRSEVVATERGSGRPGRVIAAGDAGAVVLAGDGAVRLTEVQPENRRRMGMDEYIRGYGLTVGETLE
- the def gene encoding peptide deformylase; amino-acid sequence: MTVLDIRKAGDKVLKEQAAPVAKIDRRIKKLLDDMAQTMYEASGVGLAAPQVGASLRVIVVDAGEGLIELVNPAVVAGEGCEAGTEGCLSVPGVYGQVERYAKVTVEGLNREGRKVTVSGTGLLARALQHEIDHLNGVLFIEKATTLYKGQEE